From Osmerus mordax isolate fOsmMor3 chromosome 8, fOsmMor3.pri, whole genome shotgun sequence, a single genomic window includes:
- the nkx2.4b gene encoding NK2 homeobox 4b isoform X2 codes for MSLSPKHSTPFSVTDILSPIEETYRKFGGMDNTGNLASPLGAYRQTQVSQSGMQQHSLGHNTAVAATYHMPHSVSQFSSAMGGYCNGGIGNMGDLPSYQDTVRNGAAATAWYSANTEPRYPTISRFMGASTGMNMAGMGALAGMDATKSMVTLHSAPRRKRRVLFSQAQVYELERRFKQQKYLSAPEREHLASMIHLTPTQVKIWFQNHRYKMKRQAKDKTTQQLQQENGNACPQQQSPRRVAVPVLVKDGKPCQNGSSTPTPSHQQQVNPLSSAEELEEMSPSPPILHSQINMAQTDAALIEYTNNMINSNLLYGRTW; via the exons ATGTCCTTGAGCCCAAAGCACTCAACTCCTTTCTCAGTGACAGATATTTTGAGCCCTATCGAAGAGACGTACAGAAAGTTTGGCGGCATGGACAACACAGGGAACCTCGCGTCTCCGCTTGGCGCATACCGACAAACTCAGGTGTCTCAATCGGGAATGCAACAGCACTCTTTGGGCCACAACACCGCAGTGGCGGCTACCTATCACATGCCACACAGTGTGTCTCAGTTTTCCAGTGCCATGGGAGGATACTGCAACGGGGGTATCGGCAATATGGGAGACCTACCGTCGTACCAAGACACTGTGAGAAATGGTGCAGCAGCAACGGCTTGGTATAGCGCCAATACCGAACCCCGATACCCAACAA TTTCTAGATTCATGGGGGCTTCTACTGGGATGAATATGGCCGGCATGGGAGCGTTGGCAGGTATGGACGCCACTAAGTCTATGGTGACCTTACACTCTGCGCCCAGGAGAAAACGACGGGTGCTCTTCTCCCAGGCCCAAGTGTACGAGCTTGAGAGGCGGTTCAAGCAGCAGAAATACCTCTCAGCGCCCGAGAGGGAACATCTGGCGAGCATGATACACCTCACGCCGACCCAAGTCAAGATCTGGTTCCAGAACCACAGGTACAAAATGAAACGACAGGCGAAGGACAAAACTACACAGCAACTGCAACAAGAGAACGGTAACGCGTGCCCACAGCAACAGTCGCCAAGGCGGGTAGCCGTGCCAGTTCTCGTTAAGGATGGGAAGCCCTGTCAGAACGGATCCAGTACACCAACACCTAGTCATCAGCAA CAGGTGAACCCGTTATCTTCGGCCGAAGAACTCGAGGAAATGTCTCCAAGTCCGCCAATTCTACACAGCCAGATAAACATGGCCCAGACAGACGCGGCCCTCATCGAATACACCAATAACATGATTAATTCAAACCTGCTTTACGGCAGAACTTGGTAG
- the nkx2.4b gene encoding NK2 homeobox 4b isoform X1, which translates to MSLSPKHSTPFSVTDILSPIEETYRKFGGMDNTGNLASPLGAYRQTQVSQSGMQQHSLGHNTAVAATYHMPHSVSQFSSAMGGYCNGGIGNMGDLPSYQDTVRNGAAATAWYSANTEPRYPTISRFMGASTGMNMAGMGALAGMDATKSMVTLHSAPRRKRRVLFSQAQVYELERRFKQQKYLSAPEREHLASMIHLTPTQVKIWFQNHRYKMKRQAKDKTTQQLQQENGNACPQQQSPRRVAVPVLVKDGKPCQNGSSTPTPSHQQVQQQNSSGEPMGASGSAVNLHQNQQVNPLSSAEELEEMSPSPPILHSQINMAQTDAALIEYTNNMINSNLLYGRTW; encoded by the exons ATGTCCTTGAGCCCAAAGCACTCAACTCCTTTCTCAGTGACAGATATTTTGAGCCCTATCGAAGAGACGTACAGAAAGTTTGGCGGCATGGACAACACAGGGAACCTCGCGTCTCCGCTTGGCGCATACCGACAAACTCAGGTGTCTCAATCGGGAATGCAACAGCACTCTTTGGGCCACAACACCGCAGTGGCGGCTACCTATCACATGCCACACAGTGTGTCTCAGTTTTCCAGTGCCATGGGAGGATACTGCAACGGGGGTATCGGCAATATGGGAGACCTACCGTCGTACCAAGACACTGTGAGAAATGGTGCAGCAGCAACGGCTTGGTATAGCGCCAATACCGAACCCCGATACCCAACAA TTTCTAGATTCATGGGGGCTTCTACTGGGATGAATATGGCCGGCATGGGAGCGTTGGCAGGTATGGACGCCACTAAGTCTATGGTGACCTTACACTCTGCGCCCAGGAGAAAACGACGGGTGCTCTTCTCCCAGGCCCAAGTGTACGAGCTTGAGAGGCGGTTCAAGCAGCAGAAATACCTCTCAGCGCCCGAGAGGGAACATCTGGCGAGCATGATACACCTCACGCCGACCCAAGTCAAGATCTGGTTCCAGAACCACAGGTACAAAATGAAACGACAGGCGAAGGACAAAACTACACAGCAACTGCAACAAGAGAACGGTAACGCGTGCCCACAGCAACAGTCGCCAAGGCGGGTAGCCGTGCCAGTTCTCGTTAAGGATGGGAAGCCCTGTCAGAACGGATCCAGTACACCAACACCTAGTCATCAGCAAGTTCAACAGCAAAATAGCTCAGGTGAGCCGATGGGAGCATCTGGAAGTGCGGTCAATCTTCATCAAAATCAGCAGGTGAACCCGTTATCTTCGGCCGAAGAACTCGAGGAAATGTCTCCAAGTCCGCCAATTCTACACAGCCAGATAAACATGGCCCAGACAGACGCGGCCCTCATCGAATACACCAATAACATGATTAATTCAAACCTGCTTTACGGCAGAACTTGGTAG
- the xrn2 gene encoding 5'-3' exoribonuclease 2 isoform X2, with translation MGVPAFFRWLSRKYASIIVHSVEERSKECNGVRIPVDTSKPNPNEVEFDNLYLDMNGIIHPCTHPEDKPAPKNEDEMMVAIFEYIDRLFNIVRPRRVLYMAIDGVAPRAKMNQQRSRRFRASKEGTELVDEKNKMREEVIQRGGYLPPDEIKERFDSNCITPGTEFMDNLAKCLRYYVADRLSNDPGWRNITVVLSDASVPGEGEHKIMDYIRRQRAQPHHDPNTHHCLCGADADLIMLGLATHEPNFTIIREEFKPNKPRPCALCNQMGHEIKDCQGVAREKQGEHDQFADTMPASEQEFIFIRLSVLREYLERELTMASLPFPFDFERSVDDWVFMCFFVGNDFLPHLPSLEIREGAIDRLVGIYKDVVHKTGGYLTENGFVNLERVELIMQAVGVAEDNIFKKRKDDDEGFKRRMKEKKKRMKAQQAPSYLTSGQFAPQALGGRGRPQPVENARQQAFDMRMQSREQHNKSSAGPSDAADGRGLKRKADDSDSEPEPEDNVRLWEDGWKQRYYKTKFDVDATDEDFKRKVVRSYVEGLCWVLRYYYQGCASWKWYFPFHYAPFASDFKDIKGLFTEFEVGTKPFKPLEQLMGVFPAASGNFLPETWRTLMSNPDSSIIDFYPDDFAIDLNGKKYAWQGVALLPFVDERRLRAALDDVYPDLSSEEEKRNSLGSDVLFVGKSHALCDFIQELYLTKCHQGTEMPAELCHGIQGTLSLDEEPILPDEPVESPIPTLRDIAQNSAIGIKYVDPQYAEGFVFKAVVLPGAKLPNKVLKPGDWERGNRGPWRPQLGFNPNRQQTHLDQSAFRALGHSMNRGGQYSNAPPPGNYNRGNYRPQHSGGHAPSFPHSRQQGILGAPPPYNPQQYPRQQYGGQGWDRSMQSQGAAYQQNMARGRGGGAGNYQQRYDNRRDDRRDNRPPPPQGYNSGQGYPPPPPARRYEWN, from the exons ATGGGAGTCCCCGCATTTTTTCGTTGGTTGAGTCGGAAGTATGCGTCAATTATTGTGCATAGTGTTGAGGAGAGG TCGAAGGAATGCAATGGTGTGCGTATTCCCGTGGACACCAGCAAGCCAAATCCGAATGAAGTGGAATTTGACAATTTGTACTTGGACATGAATGGGATCATTCACCCTTGTACACATCCTGAAGACAA GCCTGCACCCAAAAATGAAGATGAAATGATGGTTGCCATTTTTGAGTACATTGATCGTCTTTTCAATATAGTTCGACCAAGAAGGGTCCTCTACATGGCTATAGATGGAGTG GCCCCCCGAGCCAAAATGAACCAGCAGAGGTCCAGGAGATTCCGGGCGTCCAAGGAAGGGACAGAGTTGGTTGATGAGAAAAACAAAATGAGAGAGGAGGTCATCCAGAGAG GAGGGTATCTTCCCCCTGATGAAATAAAGGAGAGGTTCGACAGTAACTGCATCACCCCA GGAACAGAATTTATGGACAACCTTGCAAAGTGTCTCAGATACTATGTGGCAGATAGACTCAGTAACGATCCTGGTTGGCGTAACATTACG GTTGTTTTGTCTGATGCCAGTGTTCCAGGTGAGGGGGAGCACAAGATTATGGACTACAtcaggaggcagagag ctCAGCCTCACCATGACCCGAACACCCATCACTGTCTTTGTGGGGCTGACG CCGATCTTATCATGCTGGGGCTGGCCACACATGAGCCTAACTTCACCATCATCAGGGAGGAGTTCAAGCCCAACAAGCCCAGGCCATGCGCTCTGTGCAACCAGATGGGTCATGAGATCAAAGACTGCCAGGGAGTGGCCAGAGAAAAGCAGGGAGAG CATGATCAGTTTGCAGACACTATGCCGGCTTCAGAACAAGAATTCATATTCATAAGACTCTCTGTGTTGCGTGAG TATCTGGAAAGGGAGCTGACAATGGCGAGTCTACCCTTTCCCTTTGACTTTGAGAGGAGTGTTGACGATTGGGTCTTCATGTGTTTCTTCGTGGGAAATGATTTCCTGCCTCATTTGCCGTCGTTAGAAATAAG AGAGGGTGCCATAGATCGGCTGGTGGGCATCTACAAAGATGTTGTCCACAAGACCGGA GGCTACCTGACAGAGAACGGCTTTGTCAACCTGGAACGAGTCGAGCTGATCATGCAGGCAGTGGGTGTGGCCGAGGACAACATCTTCAAGAAACGCAAAGATGATGAC GAGGGCTTCAAAAGAAGaatgaaggagaagaaaaagagaatgaAA GCCCAGCAGGCCCCGTCCTACCTGACCTCTGGTCAGTTTGCCCCTCAGGCCCTGGGTGGTCGAGGCAGACCCCAGCCTGTGGAGAATGCTCGGCAGCAGGCCTTCGACATGAGGATGCAGTCCAGAGAGCAGCACAACAAG AGCTCTGCCGGGCCCAGTGATGCAGCGGACGGCCGAGGCCTGAAGAGGAAAGCCGATGACAGCGACAGCGAGCCCGAGCCTGAAGACAACGTCAG GTTGTGGGAGGATGGCTGGAAGCAGAGATACTACAAGACCAAGTTTGACGTCGACGCCACCGACGAGGACTTCAAGCGCAAGGTGGTCCGGTCCTATGTGGAGGGCCTGTGCTGGGTCCTGAGGTACTACTACCAG GGGTGTGCCTCCTGGAAGTGGTACTTTCCTTTCCACTATGCTCCGTTTGCATCCGACTTCAAAGACATCAAAGGCCTGTTCACCGAGTTCGAGGTTGGGACCAAGCCG TTCAAGCCCCTGGAGCAGCTGATGGGTGTGTTTCCTGCCGCCAGTGGAAACTTCCTGCCAGAGACCTGGCGTACGCTCATGAGCAACCCA GACTCTTCCATTATTGATTTCTATCCTGACGACTTTGCGATCGATCTGAATGGGAAAAAGTACGCCTGGCAGG GTGTGGCTCTGTTGCCCTTTGTGGACGAGCGCAGGCTGAGGGCGGCTTTGGATGACGTGTACCCTGACCTCTCCTCTGAGGAAG AAAAAAGGAACAGTCTGGGAAGCGACGTGCTGTTTGTGGGAAAGTCCCACGCTCTCTGCGACTTCATCCAGGAGCTGTATCTGACCAAATGTCACCAG GGAACTGAGATGCCTGCAGAGCTATGCCATGGAATCCAAGGGACACTAAGTCTTGATGAAGAGCCTATTCTACCAGATGA GCCAGTGGAGTCTCCAATCCCTACGCTCCGAGACATTGCACAGAACAGTGCGATAGG AATAAAGTATGTGGATCCCCAGTATGCAGAGGGCTTTGTGTTCAAGGCAGTTGTTCTTCCTGGGGCTAA GCTCCCTAACAAGGTGCTTAAGCCcggggactgggagaggggcAACCGGGGCCCCTGGAGGCCCCAGCTTGGGTTCAACCCTAACCGACAGCAGACCCACCTGGACCAATCAGCCTTCCGTGCTCTGGG TCACAGCATGAACAGAGGTGGACAGTACAGCAACGCCCCGCCCCCTGGCAACTACAACCGGGGGAACTACCGCCCCCAACACAGTGGCGGGCATGCCCCGTCTTTCCCAC ATTCCAGGCAGCAGGGTATACTAGGAGCCCCTCCCCCGTACAACCCTCAGCAATACCCAAG GCAGCAGTATGGTGGACAGGGCTGGGACCGGTCGATGCAGTCCCAAGGAGCAGCCTACCAACAAAACATGGCCCGGGGCCGTGGGGGAGGTGCTGGGAACTACCAGCAGCGCTACGACAACCGCCGAGATGACCGCAGAGACAacagaccaccaccaccacag GGTTACAACTCTGGACAGGGttacccaccaccaccacctgccAGACGTTACGAGTGGAATTAA
- the xrn2 gene encoding 5'-3' exoribonuclease 2 isoform X1 codes for MGVPAFFRWLSRKYASIIVHSVEERSKECNGVRIPVDTSKPNPNEVEFDNLYLDMNGIIHPCTHPEDKPAPKNEDEMMVAIFEYIDRLFNIVRPRRVLYMAIDGVAPRAKMNQQRSRRFRASKEGTELVDEKNKMREEVIQRGGYLPPDEIKERFDSNCITPGTEFMDNLAKCLRYYVADRLSNDPGWRNITVVLSDASVPGEGEHKIMDYIRRQRAQPHHDPNTHHCLCGADADLIMLGLATHEPNFTIIREEFKPNKPRPCALCNQMGHEIKDCQGVAREKQGEHDQFADTMPASEQEFIFIRLSVLREYLERELTMASLPFPFDFERSVDDWVFMCFFVGNDFLPHLPSLEIREGAIDRLVGIYKDVVHKTGGYLTENGFVNLERVELIMQAVGVAEDNIFKKRKDDDEGFKRRMKEKKKRMKAQQAPSYLTSGQFAPQALGGRGRPQPVENARQQAFDMRMQSREQHNKDAAQSLKAMMKNGGKSSAGPSDAADGRGLKRKADDSDSEPEPEDNVRLWEDGWKQRYYKTKFDVDATDEDFKRKVVRSYVEGLCWVLRYYYQGCASWKWYFPFHYAPFASDFKDIKGLFTEFEVGTKPFKPLEQLMGVFPAASGNFLPETWRTLMSNPDSSIIDFYPDDFAIDLNGKKYAWQGVALLPFVDERRLRAALDDVYPDLSSEEEKRNSLGSDVLFVGKSHALCDFIQELYLTKCHQGTEMPAELCHGIQGTLSLDEEPILPDEPVESPIPTLRDIAQNSAIGIKYVDPQYAEGFVFKAVVLPGAKLPNKVLKPGDWERGNRGPWRPQLGFNPNRQQTHLDQSAFRALGHSMNRGGQYSNAPPPGNYNRGNYRPQHSGGHAPSFPHSRQQGILGAPPPYNPQQYPRQQYGGQGWDRSMQSQGAAYQQNMARGRGGGAGNYQQRYDNRRDDRRDNRPPPPQGYNSGQGYPPPPPARRYEWN; via the exons ATGGGAGTCCCCGCATTTTTTCGTTGGTTGAGTCGGAAGTATGCGTCAATTATTGTGCATAGTGTTGAGGAGAGG TCGAAGGAATGCAATGGTGTGCGTATTCCCGTGGACACCAGCAAGCCAAATCCGAATGAAGTGGAATTTGACAATTTGTACTTGGACATGAATGGGATCATTCACCCTTGTACACATCCTGAAGACAA GCCTGCACCCAAAAATGAAGATGAAATGATGGTTGCCATTTTTGAGTACATTGATCGTCTTTTCAATATAGTTCGACCAAGAAGGGTCCTCTACATGGCTATAGATGGAGTG GCCCCCCGAGCCAAAATGAACCAGCAGAGGTCCAGGAGATTCCGGGCGTCCAAGGAAGGGACAGAGTTGGTTGATGAGAAAAACAAAATGAGAGAGGAGGTCATCCAGAGAG GAGGGTATCTTCCCCCTGATGAAATAAAGGAGAGGTTCGACAGTAACTGCATCACCCCA GGAACAGAATTTATGGACAACCTTGCAAAGTGTCTCAGATACTATGTGGCAGATAGACTCAGTAACGATCCTGGTTGGCGTAACATTACG GTTGTTTTGTCTGATGCCAGTGTTCCAGGTGAGGGGGAGCACAAGATTATGGACTACAtcaggaggcagagag ctCAGCCTCACCATGACCCGAACACCCATCACTGTCTTTGTGGGGCTGACG CCGATCTTATCATGCTGGGGCTGGCCACACATGAGCCTAACTTCACCATCATCAGGGAGGAGTTCAAGCCCAACAAGCCCAGGCCATGCGCTCTGTGCAACCAGATGGGTCATGAGATCAAAGACTGCCAGGGAGTGGCCAGAGAAAAGCAGGGAGAG CATGATCAGTTTGCAGACACTATGCCGGCTTCAGAACAAGAATTCATATTCATAAGACTCTCTGTGTTGCGTGAG TATCTGGAAAGGGAGCTGACAATGGCGAGTCTACCCTTTCCCTTTGACTTTGAGAGGAGTGTTGACGATTGGGTCTTCATGTGTTTCTTCGTGGGAAATGATTTCCTGCCTCATTTGCCGTCGTTAGAAATAAG AGAGGGTGCCATAGATCGGCTGGTGGGCATCTACAAAGATGTTGTCCACAAGACCGGA GGCTACCTGACAGAGAACGGCTTTGTCAACCTGGAACGAGTCGAGCTGATCATGCAGGCAGTGGGTGTGGCCGAGGACAACATCTTCAAGAAACGCAAAGATGATGAC GAGGGCTTCAAAAGAAGaatgaaggagaagaaaaagagaatgaAA GCCCAGCAGGCCCCGTCCTACCTGACCTCTGGTCAGTTTGCCCCTCAGGCCCTGGGTGGTCGAGGCAGACCCCAGCCTGTGGAGAATGCTCGGCAGCAGGCCTTCGACATGAGGATGCAGTCCAGAGAGCAGCACAACAAG GATGCCGCTCAATCCCTGAAGGCCATGATGAAGAATGGTGGGAAG AGCTCTGCCGGGCCCAGTGATGCAGCGGACGGCCGAGGCCTGAAGAGGAAAGCCGATGACAGCGACAGCGAGCCCGAGCCTGAAGACAACGTCAG GTTGTGGGAGGATGGCTGGAAGCAGAGATACTACAAGACCAAGTTTGACGTCGACGCCACCGACGAGGACTTCAAGCGCAAGGTGGTCCGGTCCTATGTGGAGGGCCTGTGCTGGGTCCTGAGGTACTACTACCAG GGGTGTGCCTCCTGGAAGTGGTACTTTCCTTTCCACTATGCTCCGTTTGCATCCGACTTCAAAGACATCAAAGGCCTGTTCACCGAGTTCGAGGTTGGGACCAAGCCG TTCAAGCCCCTGGAGCAGCTGATGGGTGTGTTTCCTGCCGCCAGTGGAAACTTCCTGCCAGAGACCTGGCGTACGCTCATGAGCAACCCA GACTCTTCCATTATTGATTTCTATCCTGACGACTTTGCGATCGATCTGAATGGGAAAAAGTACGCCTGGCAGG GTGTGGCTCTGTTGCCCTTTGTGGACGAGCGCAGGCTGAGGGCGGCTTTGGATGACGTGTACCCTGACCTCTCCTCTGAGGAAG AAAAAAGGAACAGTCTGGGAAGCGACGTGCTGTTTGTGGGAAAGTCCCACGCTCTCTGCGACTTCATCCAGGAGCTGTATCTGACCAAATGTCACCAG GGAACTGAGATGCCTGCAGAGCTATGCCATGGAATCCAAGGGACACTAAGTCTTGATGAAGAGCCTATTCTACCAGATGA GCCAGTGGAGTCTCCAATCCCTACGCTCCGAGACATTGCACAGAACAGTGCGATAGG AATAAAGTATGTGGATCCCCAGTATGCAGAGGGCTTTGTGTTCAAGGCAGTTGTTCTTCCTGGGGCTAA GCTCCCTAACAAGGTGCTTAAGCCcggggactgggagaggggcAACCGGGGCCCCTGGAGGCCCCAGCTTGGGTTCAACCCTAACCGACAGCAGACCCACCTGGACCAATCAGCCTTCCGTGCTCTGGG TCACAGCATGAACAGAGGTGGACAGTACAGCAACGCCCCGCCCCCTGGCAACTACAACCGGGGGAACTACCGCCCCCAACACAGTGGCGGGCATGCCCCGTCTTTCCCAC ATTCCAGGCAGCAGGGTATACTAGGAGCCCCTCCCCCGTACAACCCTCAGCAATACCCAAG GCAGCAGTATGGTGGACAGGGCTGGGACCGGTCGATGCAGTCCCAAGGAGCAGCCTACCAACAAAACATGGCCCGGGGCCGTGGGGGAGGTGCTGGGAACTACCAGCAGCGCTACGACAACCGCCGAGATGACCGCAGAGACAacagaccaccaccaccacag GGTTACAACTCTGGACAGGGttacccaccaccaccacctgccAGACGTTACGAGTGGAATTAA
- the LOC136948037 gene encoding bifunctional protein GlmU-like: MASSGSSLRVHALRLGPGQELLSSLLALVEERGLRAPFIITCVGSVTKATLRLANATTENTNEVIHLRERFEIVSLVGTLNKEAHLHVCLADKDGRTVGGHVLGDLEVFTTAEVLVGEASDLHFDREMDDRTGYPELVIKPRS, translated from the exons ATG gcGTCCTCAGGTTCCTCCCTCCGGGTCCATGCCCTGCGTCTGGGCCCGGGTCAGGAGCTGCTGAGCAGCCTGCTGGcattggtggaggagagaggcctcaGAGCGCCGTTCATTATCACCTGCGTGGGCAGCGTAACCAAGGCAACGCTCCGGCTGGCAAATGCCACCACGGAGAATACCAATGAG GTGATCCACCTCCGGGAGCGTTTTGAGATTGTGTCCCTGGTCGGTACGCTGAACAAGGAAGCCCACTTGCACGTGTGCCTGGCTGACAAGGACGGGAGGACAGTGGGAGGCCACGTGCTCGGTGACCTGGAGGTGTTCACCACGGCCGAGGTGCTCGTCGGCGAAGCCTCCGACCTGCACTTTGACAGAGAAATGGACGATCGCACGGGCTACCCAGAGCTGGTCATCAAGCCACGCTCTTAG